One Deltaproteobacteria bacterium genomic window carries:
- a CDS encoding transposase family protein, whose amino-acid sequence MPPTDSIVLDLPSFKILDIDGHNAITFRVEHEALPRCPYCEATTLRKKDTFTRRVRHTLFGGRMSWLLIKAHKFKCRKCLKYFNSRFPGILPRRRASEACRIEMTTLHHKGQSQQDLRKTDKLGSATIERWYQSRIDVKAREYNNAYCPKILGIDEHFFTRKDGFPSKQKRALVRVYAHLEALQLDAKLWF is encoded by the coding sequence ATGCCCCCGACGGACAGCATCGTTCTTGATCTGCCGAGTTTCAAGATTCTAGACATCGACGGACACAATGCGATTACTTTTCGGGTCGAACACGAAGCTTTGCCTAGGTGCCCATATTGCGAGGCGACGACACTTCGCAAAAAGGACACGTTCACTAGACGTGTTCGGCACACACTTTTTGGTGGTCGAATGTCGTGGCTCTTGATTAAGGCGCACAAGTTCAAATGTCGAAAATGTTTGAAGTATTTCAACTCAAGGTTTCCGGGAATTCTTCCAAGACGACGCGCCAGTGAAGCCTGCCGAATAGAAATGACGACACTTCATCACAAGGGCCAATCGCAACAAGATCTTCGGAAAACCGACAAGCTTGGATCGGCCACGATCGAACGTTGGTACCAGAGCCGAATCGACGTGAAGGCACGCGAGTATAATAATGCCTACTGCCCGAAGATTCTGGGCATCGATGAACACTTCTTTACGCGCAAAGATGGCTTTCCTTCAAAGCAGAAAAGAGCGCTTGTCCGAGTTTACGCTCATCTAGAAGCTCTTCAGTTGGATGCCAAGCTTTGGTTTTAA
- a CDS encoding helix-turn-helix transcriptional regulator, whose amino-acid sequence MAKDIGRAKWVKKSRLERAWSQSQLAVIAEVNLRTIQRLEKDGAASFETLRGIAQAFDIDVKELNPTSSSSRPKEKIGSQKKIHFMPRLISGKSLTDIVVGSDEFQFEHDEAHDPRSIAAMKGVLKLLRGDVVRLYDADPIARLNIEDELTQEIKGLEKYGFYLFGIKREIARVVGKKNGRIAMCTLFMSHAGSPKIIHDKKSNMVMPAALTEVAR is encoded by the coding sequence ATGGCAAAGGATATTGGAAGAGCAAAATGGGTAAAGAAATCTCGATTAGAGCGTGCATGGTCGCAGTCGCAGTTGGCAGTGATCGCAGAAGTAAACCTTCGGACAATTCAGCGACTTGAAAAAGACGGTGCTGCTTCATTTGAAACGTTGCGGGGGATAGCGCAGGCTTTTGATATCGACGTTAAGGAACTTAATCCAACTTCTAGCTCGAGTCGGCCTAAAGAAAAAATTGGCTCGCAAAAAAAGATTCACTTCATGCCCCGTCTAATCTCTGGGAAATCTCTTACAGATATAGTTGTCGGATCGGATGAATTTCAGTTCGAGCACGATGAAGCGCATGACCCAAGATCAATAGCGGCGATGAAAGGAGTCCTCAAGCTTCTTAGGGGGGATGTAGTCAGACTCTATGATGCTGATCCTATAGCCAGGCTCAACATTGAAGATGAACTTACTCAGGAAATAAAGGGATTAGAAAAATATGGGTTTTATTTATTCGGCATAAAACGAGAAATCGCACGAGTTGTTGGAAAGAAAAACGGGCGAATAGCGATGTGTACTCTGTTTATGAGTCATGCCGGCTCACCAAAAATTATCCACGATAAAAAATCTAACATGGTAATGCCGGCCGCTTTAACTGAAGTCGCACGGTAG
- a CDS encoding superoxide dismutase yields MPFSLPALPYALNALAPAIDQQTMELHHGKHHRAYFDKLNSVLTDKKYATLIDILKNTSQLPASVRNNAGGHWNHSFFWTIMTPESKESEISSKLKREIEKSFGSFASFKEKFEAGAKDVFGSGWVWLVKDADGKLKILTTANQDNPLMDISKETGTPILALDVWEHAYYLTYQNRRADYITGFWKVVNWKQVFDYYREK; encoded by the coding sequence ATGCCGTTCTCGCTTCCCGCTTTACCTTACGCATTGAATGCGTTGGCTCCGGCCATCGATCAACAGACCATGGAGCTTCATCACGGGAAACACCATCGCGCTTATTTCGATAAGTTGAATAGCGTTTTGACGGATAAAAAGTATGCAACGTTGATTGATATTCTGAAAAACACGAGTCAGCTTCCGGCGAGTGTAAGAAACAACGCTGGCGGACACTGGAATCACTCTTTCTTCTGGACCATCATGACGCCAGAGAGCAAGGAGTCGGAGATCAGCTCTAAGCTAAAACGTGAGATTGAAAAGTCGTTTGGATCTTTCGCTAGCTTTAAAGAAAAGTTTGAGGCGGGAGCGAAAGATGTATTCGGGTCTGGATGGGTTTGGCTGGTGAAAGACGCGGATGGAAAGCTCAAAATTTTGACGACGGCCAATCAAGACAATCCATTGATGGACATTTCAAAGGAAACTGGCACACCCATACTCGCGCTTGATGTTTGGGAACACGCTTATTACCTGACTTATCAAAATCGTCGAGCAGACTACATCACTGGATTTTGGAAAGTCGTGAATTGGAAGCAAGTGTTTGATTACTACAGAGAAAAGTAA
- a CDS encoding SOS response-associated peptidase family protein, protein MCSRYQSPDTAEMARFYRVDKPKLPAIKSTIYPGYTAPVLMGGDESHIEARFWGFVLNMPGKRDPTQIISKILQNAVSETVEEKRTFSKAWREGRRCILPASRFFEPIDGEFTGIVDPERKVMSMAGIYGEQTYKEKKVQAASMLTCEPNKWMSKYHDRMPVILNPDDIEEWLSPDTTPDQALKLCRPWQGKLGIG, encoded by the coding sequence ATGTGTTCACGTTACCAATCACCCGACACTGCCGAGATGGCTCGGTTTTACCGCGTTGATAAACCAAAGCTCCCTGCTATCAAGTCAACGATTTATCCGGGCTACACGGCACCTGTTCTCATGGGCGGTGACGAGTCACATATCGAAGCACGGTTCTGGGGCTTTGTTTTAAATATGCCTGGAAAAAGAGATCCCACGCAAATCATCTCTAAAATTCTTCAAAACGCGGTTAGTGAAACTGTGGAAGAAAAAAGGACGTTTTCAAAAGCTTGGCGAGAAGGCAGACGCTGCATACTCCCCGCCTCCAGGTTCTTTGAACCAATCGATGGGGAATTCACTGGGATCGTAGATCCAGAGCGAAAAGTCATGTCGATGGCTGGAATATATGGCGAGCAAACGTACAAAGAAAAAAAGGTTCAAGCAGCATCGATGCTAACATGTGAACCAAATAAATGGATGAGCAAGTATCATGACCGAATGCCCGTGATCTTAAATCCAGATGACATCGAAGAATGGCTCTCGCCAGACACCACACCCGATCAAGCATTGAAGCTATGTAGGCCGTGGCAGGGGAAACTGGGGATTGGGTGA